In a genomic window of Mucilaginibacter sp. KACC 22063:
- a CDS encoding NUDIX domain-containing protein, translating to MALFNVRVYGLLINERNEILISDEQEYGYQFTKFPGGGLELGEGLIDGLKREFQEECLAEIEVLSHFYTTGFYVKSAFNDSQIISVYYMVRSISPLNLNFKNKVFDFDGEGDVLQSFRWIPLSELNVEHMTFPIDQHVVKLLKQQ from the coding sequence ATGGCATTATTTAATGTACGTGTTTATGGCCTGCTAATTAACGAACGCAATGAGATACTCATTAGCGACGAACAGGAATATGGCTACCAGTTCACTAAATTTCCCGGTGGCGGATTGGAATTAGGAGAGGGGCTGATTGATGGATTGAAACGCGAATTTCAGGAAGAATGCTTAGCAGAAATAGAAGTATTAAGCCATTTTTACACAACCGGTTTTTATGTAAAATCGGCGTTTAACGATTCGCAGATCATCAGTGTATATTACATGGTACGCAGCATTTCTCCGCTAAACTTAAATTTTAAAAACAAAGTGTTCGACTTTGATGGCGAAGGCGATGTTTTACAATCCTTCAGGTGGATACCCCTGTCTGAACTTAATGTTGAGCACATGACTTTCCCCATCGATCAGCACGTAGTTAAATTACTAAAGCAACAATAA
- a CDS encoding pyridoxal phosphate-dependent aminotransferase, whose product MSALSNRINNLSESQTIKMAKLGRELAAKGVDIISLSFGEPDFHTPEHVKDAAKKAMDDNFTYYTPVAGYPDLRKAIVKKLKDENGLDYDASQIVVSTGAKQAIANAVLCLVNPGEEVIIPTPYWVSYSEVVKLAEGKSVFIDTTVESNFKITPEQLEAAITPKTKLFMFSSPCNPTGSVYSKEELAGLAEVFERNPHVYILSDEIYEHINFIGGHESIAQFAAIKDRVVIINGFSKAYAMTGWRIGYTASNSEIAAACDKMQGQITSGTCSITQRAGTAAYDGGLESVHHMRDEFKKRRGIVYDLLKEIDGLKVNLPDGAFYFFPNVTAFFGKSFGDRKINNADDLSLYLLEEGHVATVGGDSFGDPKSIRLSYAAAEDKLVEAMKRIKAALGKLQ is encoded by the coding sequence ATGAGTGCTTTAAGTAACCGGATCAATAATCTGTCCGAATCCCAGACCATTAAAATGGCAAAACTTGGCCGCGAACTGGCTGCCAAAGGTGTTGACATTATCAGCTTAAGCTTTGGCGAACCTGATTTTCATACACCGGAACATGTAAAAGATGCTGCCAAGAAAGCAATGGATGATAACTTTACTTATTATACCCCTGTTGCCGGTTACCCCGACCTGCGCAAGGCAATTGTAAAGAAGCTTAAAGACGAAAACGGTTTAGATTATGATGCTTCACAGATCGTAGTATCAACCGGTGCTAAACAAGCTATTGCCAATGCCGTACTTTGCCTTGTTAACCCAGGCGAAGAGGTAATTATCCCTACCCCTTACTGGGTATCTTACTCTGAAGTGGTTAAACTGGCAGAAGGTAAAAGTGTGTTTATTGATACTACTGTTGAAAGCAACTTTAAAATCACACCTGAGCAACTTGAAGCTGCCATTACGCCTAAAACTAAACTCTTTATGTTTTCATCGCCATGTAACCCTACAGGCAGTGTTTACAGCAAAGAAGAACTTGCAGGCTTAGCAGAGGTTTTTGAGCGTAACCCGCATGTATATATATTATCTGACGAGATCTACGAACACATCAACTTTATAGGCGGACACGAGTCTATCGCTCAGTTTGCTGCCATTAAAGACCGTGTGGTAATCATCAATGGTTTTTCTAAGGCTTACGCCATGACAGGCTGGCGAATTGGTTACACGGCATCAAACAGCGAAATTGCTGCGGCTTGCGATAAAATGCAGGGACAAATTACTTCGGGTACTTGTTCTATCACTCAGCGTGCAGGTACAGCCGCGTACGATGGTGGTTTAGAAAGCGTACACCATATGCGCGATGAATTTAAAAAACGCCGTGGTATTGTATACGATTTATTGAAAGAGATTGACGGCCTTAAAGTTAATTTGCCCGACGGCGCATTTTACTTTTTCCCTAACGTTACGGCGTTCTTCGGTAAAAGCTTTGGCGACCGTAAAATCAACAATGCCGATGACCTGTCTTTATACCTGTTAGAAGAAGGGCATGTGGCTACAGTTGGTGGCGATTCATTCGGCGATCCTAAATCAATTCGTTTATCTTACGCTGCTGCAGAAGATAAGCTTGTTGAAGCCATGAAACGCATTAAAGCTGCCTTAGGCAAATTACAGTAA
- a CDS encoding ComEC/Rec2 family competence protein, translating into MIADHKGEVPVFVYILPFIAGIVSSLFLSFNLIYVAAASGLLTFAFILLNIFYVKFGIYRISWLGGTLVHVILFLFGIIAVLLNNPRFRQTYFSKYKATQFLVAISNEPILKGKYWHCTAEVKEAFDHQKTNLVAGKILLTILANPEQPLQYGDELMIIANNKPVSPPLNPAVFNYRKYLQHQNIYEQIFLFPGQYTVVKHGQGNPIIAASIKLRQQMVQKIKANMSDTIAAAVASTLILGYKADLSPDVLQWYSKTGTIHVLSVSGAHVAIVFIFISFAFNFLNGSRRGQWLKAILIIVLIWAYAMLTGFSPAVCRAALMLSFAILGTTGYRYNNAVNLLAVSAFLLLLYDPLLITDVGFQLSYLAVLGLIVLQPVIYKWLKPSNKWINKLWYLLSASLAAQLITFPLSIYYFHQFPVYFLISNLFIILPSELILGAGLLAILLPQIPYLTKALFWVVEHTIKIMNYGLKLIEQQPYSSISKIWFTTAECLLIFIVIIAILYFSYSRRKHYLWAALGGTLVVTILICVNTINLQNSNNILFYSLNKHSAILFKTGNSGVLLTDLSISDPLFNYNIQPALDSMGITYLKIGKLDTAITTPYLRKSGLGLIQFGNDRLMILDSNPTKNINLKEKLTVNYVYLTGNNAIKLKYIKDNFKCDQLIIDGTNTAQTIKKLSYDADSLDINYFILKRNKALTVLSK; encoded by the coding sequence ATGATCGCCGACCATAAAGGTGAAGTTCCTGTATTTGTTTATATTTTGCCGTTTATCGCAGGCATTGTTTCTTCTTTATTTTTAAGCTTTAACCTTATTTATGTTGCTGCTGCATCAGGCCTGTTAACATTTGCTTTTATCCTGCTCAACATATTTTACGTAAAATTTGGCATTTACCGCATTTCATGGTTAGGTGGTACACTGGTGCATGTTATCCTCTTTCTCTTTGGCATTATTGCCGTTCTGCTTAACAACCCTCGCTTCAGGCAAACCTATTTTAGCAAGTACAAGGCAACTCAGTTTTTAGTCGCTATTAGCAATGAGCCAATACTGAAAGGGAAATACTGGCATTGTACAGCTGAGGTTAAGGAAGCTTTTGATCATCAGAAAACGAATTTGGTAGCCGGCAAAATCTTATTAACCATTTTGGCCAATCCTGAACAGCCATTGCAATATGGGGACGAGCTAATGATCATTGCCAATAACAAACCCGTCTCTCCGCCACTTAATCCGGCTGTTTTTAATTACCGCAAATACCTTCAGCATCAAAATATTTATGAGCAAATCTTTTTGTTTCCGGGACAGTATACCGTGGTTAAACACGGGCAGGGCAATCCAATAATTGCAGCATCAATAAAGCTGCGCCAGCAAATGGTACAGAAAATAAAAGCAAATATGAGCGATACCATAGCTGCAGCGGTAGCAAGTACGCTGATACTTGGTTACAAAGCTGATTTAAGCCCCGATGTATTACAATGGTATTCAAAAACAGGCACCATACACGTACTTTCTGTATCAGGCGCACACGTAGCCATTGTATTTATATTCATCAGCTTTGCGTTTAACTTTTTAAACGGTTCGCGACGGGGCCAGTGGCTAAAGGCAATTTTGATTATCGTATTGATATGGGCATATGCCATGCTGACGGGCTTTTCGCCAGCGGTGTGCCGGGCTGCCTTAATGCTTAGCTTTGCCATTTTAGGTACAACAGGCTACAGGTATAACAATGCTGTAAACCTGTTAGCCGTATCTGCTTTTCTCCTGTTACTTTATGATCCTTTATTAATTACCGATGTTGGGTTTCAACTCTCTTACCTGGCTGTATTGGGTTTAATTGTTTTACAGCCGGTGATTTACAAATGGCTAAAACCATCAAATAAGTGGATCAATAAGTTATGGTATTTACTGTCTGCATCACTTGCTGCACAGTTGATCACTTTTCCATTAAGCATTTACTATTTCCACCAGTTTCCCGTTTATTTTTTGATCAGTAACCTGTTCATCATCTTACCTTCTGAACTAATATTGGGCGCGGGATTGCTGGCTATTTTGCTACCCCAAATCCCTTATCTGACTAAAGCCTTATTCTGGGTGGTAGAGCATACGATCAAAATAATGAACTACGGCTTAAAGCTTATTGAGCAACAGCCTTATTCGTCCATTAGTAAAATATGGTTCACTACCGCTGAATGCCTGCTTATCTTCATCGTAATTATAGCCATACTCTATTTTAGCTATTCCAGGCGAAAGCATTACTTATGGGCTGCACTCGGCGGTACTTTAGTTGTGACTATTTTGATTTGTGTCAATACAATAAATCTCCAAAACAGTAATAACATCCTATTTTACAGTTTAAACAAACATTCAGCTATTTTATTTAAAACGGGGAACAGCGGCGTATTGCTTACCGATTTATCTATAAGTGACCCCTTATTTAACTATAACATTCAACCTGCTTTAGACAGTATGGGAATAACCTATTTGAAAATCGGAAAGCTGGATACGGCTATAACAACTCCATATCTAAGAAAGTCAGGTTTAGGCTTGATCCAGTTTGGCAATGATCGGTTAATGATATTAGATAGTAACCCAACCAAAAACATTAACTTAAAAGAAAAGCTGACGGTGAATTATGTCTACCTTACGGGCAATAATGCTATAAAATTAAAATACATTAAAGATAATTTTAAGTGCGATCAATTAATTATTGATGGGACAAATACTGCACAAACGATTAAAAAGCTTAGCTACGATGCTGACAGCCTTGATATAAATTATTTTATATTAAAACGTAACAAAGCTTTAACAGTGTTATCTAAATAG
- a CDS encoding DUF4412 domain-containing protein, whose amino-acid sequence MKLKFLNVALGVVLSATALSASAQKAYTEGKAVYTAQVNGMTGEATVYFKGDSSATVTNQGPAKIVLLSNSKTDYLAVLVDVPVANIKKAGIATPAEMEEAQAQLPQLTFTPTTETKQISGFNCKKVIAKDKDGKAYDTWVTTDFTAPLGTASKLYAKAGGYPVQFTVFQNGMAVTNTLKSIDDSKAPAGTYAIPAGFDKISLTDLKNMAGGGR is encoded by the coding sequence ATGAAATTAAAATTTTTAAATGTTGCCCTGGGCGTAGTTCTTTCGGCAACCGCATTAAGTGCATCTGCACAAAAAGCTTACACAGAAGGCAAAGCAGTATATACTGCTCAGGTTAATGGCATGACAGGCGAAGCCACCGTATATTTCAAAGGCGATTCAAGCGCAACTGTAACCAATCAGGGTCCTGCTAAAATCGTTCTGCTTTCAAACAGCAAGACAGATTATTTAGCTGTATTGGTTGATGTACCTGTAGCTAACATCAAAAAAGCGGGTATTGCAACACCAGCAGAAATGGAAGAAGCGCAAGCTCAATTACCTCAATTAACTTTTACCCCAACAACTGAAACTAAACAAATCAGCGGTTTCAATTGCAAAAAAGTAATTGCAAAAGATAAAGACGGTAAAGCTTATGATACCTGGGTTACTACAGATTTTACTGCACCACTGGGTACTGCTTCAAAACTTTATGCAAAAGCAGGCGGCTATCCTGTTCAGTTCACTGTATTCCAGAACGGAATGGCAGTAACTAACACACTTAAATCTATTGATGATTCAAAAGCACCTGCGGGTACTTATGCTATCCCTGCCGGTTTTGACAAGATCAGCCTTACCGACCTTAAAAACATGGCTGGCGGCGGTCGCTAA
- a CDS encoding LTA synthase family protein, with protein MTFELYFHQKLSNASFKEILLTFAHGLWLDYSAAAYICTIPLLTFVISWFIPNSRIPSIWLKVYTWFCIFIISFLTIIDLNIFREWGTKVNYRVFNTLYVSPSEAVASTGSSPIGLSITIGVTLFALGIIISLFVVDFKFRKPQLSPTVKVPLALLFCLINFIFIRGGLFGAPINEQKAYFSDKQILNQSVLNTEWNLFHNVVQNMRHGYNPYEFMPFGEARKIVNDTYAVKKDTTVSILKTKRPNVVIVQLESYTADIIESLGGDSGVAPHFEEWIKQGVLFDNIYAAGDRTDKGVVAILSGFPSQAVRTIITEDAKQKKLPAISDDLKKQGYSTSYCYGGDIDYMNFRSYVKDHKIDKIIEESNFAKSQIQSKWGAYDDVMFNKNIGIINKQKQPFFAYVQTLSNHEPFELRGKPQFPGKDNGNMFRSTAFYTDSSLNAYLEAAKKTEWYKNTLFILVADHGHRLPRNTSEAYDPRKYHIPLLFFGDVIKDEFKGKRINLLGNQTDIAATLLAQMGLPHQDFQWSKNLLNPYSKPFAFFDWDNGLGFMQPEQSISYDNEGDRIIYMKYPHAPKQINNETLRKGQAFLETIYTEYLNY; from the coding sequence TTGACCTTTGAGCTTTACTTCCACCAAAAGCTCAGCAATGCCTCGTTTAAAGAAATTCTGCTCACGTTTGCGCACGGACTTTGGCTCGACTACTCCGCAGCAGCTTACATCTGTACCATTCCCCTGCTTACTTTCGTAATCAGCTGGTTTATTCCTAATTCGCGCATACCATCAATATGGCTTAAAGTATATACCTGGTTTTGCATATTTATTATCTCGTTCTTAACCATCATTGACCTTAATATATTCCGCGAATGGGGTACAAAAGTCAATTACAGGGTTTTTAATACTTTATATGTGTCCCCTTCTGAAGCTGTGGCTTCTACCGGATCATCCCCTATTGGTTTGAGCATTACCATCGGTGTAACGTTATTTGCACTCGGAATTATCATCTCGCTCTTTGTTGTTGATTTCAAATTCAGGAAACCACAGCTTTCACCTACTGTTAAAGTCCCTTTAGCATTGCTGTTTTGCCTTATCAATTTTATTTTCATTCGTGGTGGCTTATTTGGCGCGCCAATAAATGAGCAAAAGGCATACTTCTCTGATAAGCAAATCCTCAATCAATCAGTATTGAACACCGAATGGAACCTGTTTCATAACGTAGTGCAGAATATGCGGCATGGTTATAATCCTTACGAGTTTATGCCTTTCGGCGAAGCAAGAAAGATTGTAAATGATACCTACGCCGTAAAAAAAGATACCACAGTTTCCATACTTAAAACCAAACGGCCAAATGTTGTCATAGTACAGCTGGAAAGTTATACAGCTGATATTATTGAATCGCTTGGGGGCGACAGCGGCGTGGCTCCGCACTTTGAAGAATGGATTAAGCAAGGTGTGCTTTTCGATAACATCTATGCAGCCGGCGACCGTACAGATAAAGGCGTGGTCGCCATACTAAGTGGTTTCCCTTCACAAGCGGTACGTACCATCATTACCGAAGATGCCAAGCAAAAGAAACTTCCTGCCATATCAGATGATCTGAAAAAGCAGGGTTACAGTACGTCTTACTGTTATGGAGGTGATATCGATTACATGAATTTCAGGTCTTATGTAAAAGATCATAAAATTGATAAGATCATTGAAGAAAGCAACTTTGCCAAATCACAGATACAGTCGAAATGGGGGGCTTATGATGATGTGATGTTTAACAAAAATATCGGCATCATTAATAAGCAAAAGCAGCCGTTTTTTGCTTACGTGCAAACGTTAAGTAACCACGAACCTTTTGAACTGCGTGGTAAACCGCAGTTTCCGGGAAAAGACAATGGCAATATGTTCAGAAGTACGGCTTTTTATACCGACTCGAGCCTTAACGCTTACCTTGAAGCAGCCAAGAAAACGGAATGGTATAAAAATACGCTTTTCATCTTAGTAGCCGACCACGGGCACCGTTTGCCAAGAAATACATCTGAGGCTTACGACCCGAGGAAATACCACATACCGTTATTGTTTTTCGGCGATGTAATTAAGGATGAGTTTAAAGGCAAGCGCATCAATTTACTTGGCAACCAAACCGATATTGCAGCTACATTGCTTGCACAGATGGGTTTACCACATCAGGATTTCCAATGGTCTAAAAACCTGCTGAACCCTTACAGCAAACCGTTTGCATTCTTCGATTGGGATAACGGGCTGGGCTTTATGCAACCTGAACAGAGTATTTCATATGACAATGAGGGCGACCGCATTATCTATATGAAATACCCGCATGCCCCTAAGCAAATTAATAATGAGACATTGCGCAAAGGGCAGGCTTTTTTAGAAACGATATATACCGAATATTTAAATTATTAG
- a CDS encoding MerR family transcriptional regulator, which yields MPLKEEQDIKRVYYTMGEVSAMFNVNQSLLRYYEKEFDILKPKKNQKGNRFFTPEDIENLKVIMYLIREKGYTIPGAREYMKTNLNAAKETQRMITKLEEIKKFLIGVREQLS from the coding sequence ATGCCTTTAAAAGAAGAACAAGACATCAAACGCGTATATTATACCATGGGCGAAGTTTCGGCCATGTTTAATGTAAACCAATCGCTTTTAAGGTATTACGAGAAAGAATTTGATATTTTAAAGCCTAAAAAAAACCAGAAAGGCAACCGCTTTTTTACTCCTGAAGATATCGAAAATTTAAAGGTAATCATGTACCTGATACGTGAAAAAGGTTATACTATTCCCGGTGCCCGCGAGTACATGAAAACCAATCTTAATGCAGCTAAAGAGACCCAGCGCATGATTACCAAGCTGGAAGAAATTAAAAAATTCCTGATCGGCGTACGCGAGCAGCTTTCCTGA
- the bioA gene encoding adenosylmethionine--8-amino-7-oxononanoate transaminase has translation MTLAERDAKLIWHPYTQMQTAGLPVGIVRGEGACVYDEDGKEYIDAVSSWWVNLYGHAHPHIAKRISEQLTKLEHVIFAGFTHEPAVELAERLLPLLPHNQAKVFYSDNGSTAVEVAIKMCLQYWLNQGKARTKILAFNNAYHGDTFGAMAVSGRSAFTAAFDQLLFEVEFIDLPHQKNISQLKEQISNLKDELACFIYEPLVQGSAGMIMYQPEWLNELLQHCAAEGILTIADEVFTGFGRTGKPFASDYMPQKADIMCFSKGLTGGTMALGVTTCTQQIYEAFLSEDKMKTLFHGHSFTANPIACTAALASLDLFTSDETPANIKRIADQHHQFRQKIEGHAKIRSVRQTGTIIAMEWETGNETSYLSPLRDRLYKYFLNAGIILRPLGNIIYILPPYCITNEQLSYIYSKITDALNEI, from the coding sequence ATGACACTTGCAGAAAGAGATGCAAAACTAATATGGCATCCCTACACACAAATGCAGACTGCCGGTTTGCCAGTAGGCATTGTACGCGGCGAAGGCGCTTGTGTGTACGACGAAGACGGTAAAGAATATATAGATGCCGTTTCTTCATGGTGGGTAAACTTATATGGACACGCCCATCCACACATAGCCAAACGGATATCCGAGCAGTTAACCAAGCTTGAGCATGTAATATTCGCAGGCTTTACGCATGAACCGGCTGTTGAGCTGGCCGAGCGCTTATTACCGCTGCTGCCACATAACCAGGCTAAGGTTTTTTATTCAGATAATGGTTCTACCGCTGTTGAGGTAGCCATAAAAATGTGCCTACAATACTGGCTTAACCAAGGCAAGGCCCGTACTAAAATATTGGCATTTAACAACGCCTATCATGGCGATACCTTTGGAGCAATGGCTGTTAGCGGCCGTAGCGCTTTTACCGCTGCCTTTGATCAGCTATTGTTCGAAGTGGAATTTATTGATCTGCCTCATCAGAAAAATATCTCACAACTAAAAGAACAGATTTCTAACCTTAAAGATGAGCTGGCCTGCTTTATTTACGAGCCTTTGGTGCAGGGATCTGCGGGTATGATTATGTACCAGCCCGAATGGCTGAATGAGTTGCTGCAACATTGCGCAGCTGAAGGAATCTTGACAATAGCAGATGAAGTATTTACAGGTTTTGGACGCACAGGTAAACCATTTGCCAGCGATTATATGCCGCAGAAGGCAGATATTATGTGTTTTTCAAAAGGATTGACCGGCGGTACAATGGCGCTTGGTGTAACCACCTGTACACAGCAAATTTATGAGGCTTTTTTGTCTGAGGATAAAATGAAGACGCTATTCCACGGGCACTCTTTCACTGCAAATCCTATAGCCTGTACAGCCGCCTTAGCCAGCCTTGATCTGTTTACAAGTGATGAAACGCCAGCAAACATTAAGCGTATCGCAGACCAGCACCACCAATTCAGGCAAAAGATAGAAGGCCATGCTAAGATCCGTTCTGTTAGGCAAACAGGTACAATTATAGCAATGGAGTGGGAAACAGGAAACGAAACATCGTACCTTAGTCCGCTGCGCGATAGGCTTTACAAGTACTTCCTTAATGCCGGGATCATTTTAAGGCCTTTGGGCAATATCATCTATATTTTACCACCGTATTGTATAACCAATGAGCAACTGAGCTATATTTACAGCAAAATTACTGACGCTTTAAACGAAATTTAA
- a CDS encoding cation diffusion facilitator family transporter, producing the protein MQKKRNIIVFALIVSVALMLAKFTAYFITSSNFILTDAAESIVNVIASAFAFYSIYLASQPRDINHPYGHGKVEFFSVFIEGTLITIAGIVIVFKGTYSLFTPHEVHQVLTGAIIIGVTGAINGLLGFYMIRQGKSLNSITLEADGRHLLTDTVTSGGLVVGLTLMYFLPYAWLDSALSIIVGIYIIITGYKLIRRSVGGLMDEADFEIVEQIIKVLNEQRKEEWIDVHNLRAQKYGHELHIDCHMTLPNYFDLNRVHDEVKLVDKIVNTEAGIHTEFFIHSDPCIPECCHYCGMPNCPIRSEAKTEDIPWNMDNVTRNKKHFEK; encoded by the coding sequence TTGCAAAAAAAACGTAACATCATCGTATTTGCACTTATTGTGAGCGTGGCGCTCATGCTTGCAAAATTTACAGCTTATTTTATAACCTCTTCTAATTTTATCCTTACAGATGCCGCCGAAAGTATTGTGAATGTAATAGCCAGCGCCTTTGCATTTTATAGTATTTACCTGGCTTCGCAACCACGCGATATTAATCACCCGTATGGGCACGGTAAGGTGGAGTTCTTTTCAGTTTTTATAGAAGGTACCCTGATCACTATAGCCGGTATCGTCATTGTATTTAAAGGTACCTACAGCCTGTTTACACCTCATGAGGTTCATCAGGTACTTACAGGTGCCATTATTATAGGCGTTACGGGCGCTATAAATGGCTTGTTAGGCTTTTATATGATAAGGCAAGGTAAATCCCTTAACTCCATCACACTTGAAGCTGACGGCAGGCATTTACTTACAGATACGGTTACCAGTGGTGGTTTGGTTGTCGGGCTTACTTTAATGTATTTTCTGCCTTATGCATGGCTGGATAGCGCTTTATCTATCATCGTAGGTATATATATCATTATAACAGGTTATAAGCTGATCAGGCGTTCGGTAGGTGGTTTAATGGATGAAGCAGACTTTGAAATTGTAGAGCAGATCATTAAAGTATTGAATGAGCAGCGCAAAGAAGAATGGATTGATGTACATAACCTGCGTGCGCAAAAGTATGGTCATGAGCTGCACATTGATTGCCACATGACTTTGCCTAACTACTTTGACTTAAACCGTGTACATGATGAAGTGAAGCTAGTTGATAAAATTGTGAATACGGAAGCCGGTATACATACTGAGTTTTTTATCCACTCAGATCCATGTATCCCAGAATGCTGCCACTATTGCGGCATGCCTAATTGTCCGATACGCTCTGAAGCTAAAACGGAAGACATTCCGTGGAATATGGATAATGTAACGCGCAACAAAAAACACTTCGAAAAATAA